The following proteins come from a genomic window of Zestosphaera sp.:
- a CDS encoding type II toxin-antitoxin system VapC family toxin, translated as MNLLERYGMREKIVYLDSSVIVKRYIEESGSEYVGQLYMQAYNSLIKISFSLWNIGEVLGVLDKSRTREI; from the coding sequence GTGAACTTGTTAGAGAGATACGGAATGAGAGAGAAGATAGTTTACTTAGACAGTAGCGTCATTGTTAAGAGGTACATCGAAGAATCCGGTAGCGAATACGTAGGACAGCTATACATGCAGGCTTACAATAGCTTGATCAAGATATCTTTCAGTCTCTGGAATATCGGTGAAGTACTTGGAGTTCTGGATAAGTCGAGAACAAGAGAGATCAT